AAGGCACCGGTTTTCCCGTATGACCTTAAGGAAATGTACGCGAAAAATGATGCAGGGATACTGCGCGCCACGCCCTTCGGGAATGACCTGTTGCTCGAGTTTGCGAAGGTTGCCGTGGATCAGGAAAGTTTGGGCGTCGATAATGACACGGACTTCCTGACCGTGAGTTTTTCCTCGACGGATTATGTAGGGCATATCATCGGACCAAGATCGGTCGAATTGCAGGACACCTATCTGCGTTTGGATCGTAATATCGCAGACCTCATTGCGTACCTCGACGGTAAAGTGGGCAAAGGCAACTATCTGATGTTCCTTACCGCGGACCACGCCGGGGCTGAAAATGTCACGTTCCTTAAAGACCACAAATACGATGTGACGAACATTCCTTTCGGCGAAATGTCCAAAAACCTGAAGCAGTTTTCCCTGGATACTTTTGGGACAGACGTTATTGCCGATTTTTCCAACAACAACCTGTACCTGAACAGGCAGGCACTCAAGGATAAATCGCTGGAGCCTGAAAAGGTCAAAAGCGCACTGTCCGATTACCTGATGACGCTGCCGCAAACCAAACGGGTGTATTCAAAAGAAGTCATCATACATGCCGGCGGCGCCGATTATTATTTGAGTTGCATTGCAAAAGGATATGATCCGCGCGAAAACGGGGACCTGGTGGTGTTGTTCCGTCCCGGCTACATCGAATACGGACCCACGGGCACATCGCACGGCACGCCTTACAGTTATGACACGCATGTTCCGGCGATATTTTACGGTTGGCATGTCAGGAAAGGCATCTCGCACGATAAAAAAACCATCACGCAGATTGCCCCGACATTGGCACAAAAATTGGGGATCACATTCCCTAATGGCTCCGAGTGCATCGTTTTGCCTGAAATTTTAAACGAAGAATAATGGTCACCGAAACTTTTGCAAAATCATTTGCCGACACCTGGGCCGCTGCCTGGAATGCCCATAATCTTGATGCCATCCTCTCGCATTACTCCGATAATTTCACGATTGAAACCCCGATGGCGGCAAAGCTGTTGGCCGGTAACGAGGGCGTCGTGCACGGAAAGGAAGCGGTTCGCGAATATTGGCAGATCGGGTTGCAGCGTATTCCTGACCTGCATTTCGAAATACTCGACGTACTGACCGGCATCAACAGCCTGACGATTTACTACATCAATACCGCGACCGGGAGGAAATCGGCCGAAAGCCTGTTTTTCAATGACACCGGAAAAATACACCGCGCTTTTGTGATGTATTCTTAATCTAACGCAACGTCTACCTGGTTTTTAAGCAGGTCGTCAAACGTTTCACGCTCACGGATCAGCAAACCTTTTCCGTTGTACCAAAGCACTTCAGCAGGCCTGAACCTCGAATTGTAATTGGATGACATTGAAAAACAATAAGCCCCCGCATTGTGGAAACAAAGTATGTTACCTTCGCTGATCTCGTGGATGCGGCAGTTGTTGGCAAACGTATCGGTTTCGCAAATATATCCCACTACAGTATAAAATCGCTCCTTGCCTTTGGTGTTGGAAATATTTTCAATGTAATGCTGAGATCCGTATAGCATGGGTCGGATCAGATGGTTGAAGCCGCTGTCGATACCCGCAAAAACGGTCGAGGTGGTTTGCTTGACGACATTCACCTTCGCCAGGAAATAGCCCGCTTCGCTGACGAGGAATTTTCCGGGCTCAAAAGCGAGCGTGAGTTTCCTGCCATATTCTTTTTCAAAAGCATTAAAGCGTTTGGAAAGTTTCCTGCCGAGCTCTTCAATGTCTGTCTGTATGTCGCCTTTTTTGTAAGGCACCTTGAATCCGCTCCCGAAATCCAGGAAGTCCAGTGTTGCAAAATGCTTTGCGGCATCAAACAGGATTTCCGCGGCATACAGGAATACTTCGATGTCGAGGATGTCTGAGCCCGTATGCATGTGTATGCCGTTGATGTGCATGCCCGTATTTTCCACTATCCTCAAAATATGCGGCATTTGGTGGATCGATATACCAAACTTGCTGTCGATATGCCCCACCGAGATGTTGCTGTTGCCACCCGCCATAACATGCGGATTGATGCGGATGCAGACGGGCACCTTAGGGTACCTGGCACCAAAATGCTCGAGCACGCTGAGGTTGTCGATATTAATCTGTACGCCCAGATGCGCGGCTTCCTCAATCTCTTCGAACGACACGCCGTTTGGGGTGTAGATGATCTTGTTGGGCTCAAATCCCGCGTGCAGACCCAATTGCACTTCCTGTATCGAGACGGTATCGAGTCCGGCCCCGAGTTTCCTGAACAATTTTAAAATGGCAATGTTCGATAGCGCTTTGACTGCATAATTGATACGCAGACTGCCAGTTTTGGAAAAGGCATCGGTGAGCCGGGCGTATTGGGAAGCTATTTTTTCGGCGTCGTAAACGTAAAGCGGACTTCCGAATGCTGATGCTAATGAAAGCAGGT
The nucleotide sequence above comes from Flavobacterium magnum. Encoded proteins:
- the lysA gene encoding diaminopimelate decarboxylase, yielding MQPKDLLSLASAFGSPLYVYDAEKIASQYARLTDAFSKTGSLRINYAVKALSNIAILKLFRKLGAGLDTVSIQEVQLGLHAGFEPNKIIYTPNGVSFEEIEEAAHLGVQINIDNLSVLEHFGARYPKVPVCIRINPHVMAGGNSNISVGHIDSKFGISIHQMPHILRIVENTGMHINGIHMHTGSDILDIEVFLYAAEILFDAAKHFATLDFLDFGSGFKVPYKKGDIQTDIEELGRKLSKRFNAFEKEYGRKLTLAFEPGKFLVSEAGYFLAKVNVVKQTTSTVFAGIDSGFNHLIRPMLYGSQHYIENISNTKGKERFYTVVGYICETDTFANNCRIHEISEGNILCFHNAGAYCFSMSSNYNSRFRPAEVLWYNGKGLLIRERETFDDLLKNQVDVALD
- the pafA gene encoding alkaline phosphatase PafA, translating into MKKKLLLLLLAPLALSAQQRPKLVVGIVVDQMKMEYLYRFSSDFTKNGFKKLMDDGFVFENMHYNYMPTYTAPGHASIYTGTTPSVHGIVSNEWYSASTGKERYCTDDAGVTTVGNGTPQEGAMSPKNLLATTITDELRLSTNFKGKVIGMSLKDRGAILPAGHFANWAFWYSKTGEFISSTFYGQQLPEWVTKFNAQKRFMSYINKGWDLLLPEEAYNESLADDNKYEGKLYGKAPVFPYDLKEMYAKNDAGILRATPFGNDLLLEFAKVAVDQESLGVDNDTDFLTVSFSSTDYVGHIIGPRSVELQDTYLRLDRNIADLIAYLDGKVGKGNYLMFLTADHAGAENVTFLKDHKYDVTNIPFGEMSKNLKQFSLDTFGTDVIADFSNNNLYLNRQALKDKSLEPEKVKSALSDYLMTLPQTKRVYSKEVIIHAGGADYYLSCIAKGYDPRENGDLVVLFRPGYIEYGPTGTSHGTPYSYDTHVPAIFYGWHVRKGISHDKKTITQIAPTLAQKLGITFPNGSECIVLPEILNEE
- a CDS encoding nuclear transport factor 2 family protein is translated as MVTETFAKSFADTWAAAWNAHNLDAILSHYSDNFTIETPMAAKLLAGNEGVVHGKEAVREYWQIGLQRIPDLHFEILDVLTGINSLTIYYINTATGRKSAESLFFNDTGKIHRAFVMYS